One window of Ziziphus jujuba cultivar Dongzao chromosome 5, ASM3175591v1 genomic DNA carries:
- the LOC107423761 gene encoding trafficking protein particle complex II-specific subunit 120 homolog isoform X1: MEPDVSIETSCMIRVAVLPIGEVPPSLMRDYMSMLLRHQTIPLSAVSSFYTEHQKSPFANQPWDSGSLRFKFVLGGAPPSPWEDFQSNRKILAVIGICHCPSSPDLGYVIDNFNFACKSFSSSLAQRCFAFCPGDSQLEDENIKGENLRLFPPADHETQEFHLQTMMQDIAASLLMEFEKWVLKAESAGTILKTPLDSQSSLSSEEVIKAKKRRLGRAQKTIGDYCLLAGSPVDANAHYSTALELSRLTGDFFWLAGASEGSVCALLIDRMGQRDQVLEDEVRYRYSSVIVHYRKSFIQEHAQRVSPITFELEATLKLARFLCRRELAKEVVELLTSAADGAKSLIDASDKLILYVEIARLYGTLGYQRKAAFFSRQVAQLYLQQENRLAAISALQVLALTTKAYRVQSRASAPEKSIAKKETGLSHADNLKMLHQSVVSLFESQWSTLQMVVLREILLSAVRAGDPLTAWSAAARLLRSYYPLITPAGQNGLASALSNSSERLPSGTRCADPALPFIRLHSFPLHPSQVDIVKRNPAREDWWAGSAPSGPFIYTPFSKGEPNNIGKQELIWVVGEPVQVLVELANPCGFDLRVDSIYLSVHSENFNAFPVTVNLPPNSSKVITLSGIPTSVGPLTIPGCTVHCFGVITEHLFKDVDNLLLGAMQGLVLSDPFRCCGSGKLKNVSVPNISVVPPLPLLVSRVVGGDGAIILHEGEIRDIWISLANAGTVPVEQAHISLSGKNQDSVISIAYETLKASLPLEPGAEVVIPVTLKAWQLGLMDADSISTVRHVKDGNSPTLLIHYSGPQENPGDLQTTESVVPPGRRLVVPLQICVLQGLSFVKARLLSMEIPAHVGENLPKPVPVDDGHSEGTISPHSKMDKLVKIDPFRGSWGLRFLELELSNPTDVVFDISVSVQLENSTNEDRISVHKDTSECGYPNTRIDRDCSARVLIPLDHFKLPILDDSFFVKDSQADGPNSGRSSSFSEKNTKAELNASIKNLISRIKVRWQSGRNSSGELNIKDAIQAALQTSVMDVLLPDPLTFGFRLLRNGFEPEKLGLHKESNIQVSSSESKGSVMALDMTPMEVMVRNNTKDMIKMNLSITCRDVAGQNCVEGAKATVLWAGVLNGITMEVPPLQEIKHSFSLYFLVPGEYTLVAAAMIDDPNDILRARARTDLPDEPIFCRGPPYHVRVVGNA; the protein is encoded by the exons ATGGAGCCGGACGTCAGCATCGAGACCAGCTGCATGATCCGAGTGGCGGTGCTTCCGATCGGGGAGGTCCCACCGAGTCTCATGCGGGACTACATGTCCATGCTGCTCCGCCACCAGACGATCCCTCTCTCCGCCGTCAGCTCTTTCTACACCGAGCACCAGAAATCGCCGTTCGCCAACCAGCCCTGGGATTCCGGCAGCCTCCGCTTCAAGTTTGTCCTCGGCGGCGCTCCGCCTTCTCCCTGGGAAGACTTCCAGTCCAACCGCAAGATCCTCGCCGTCATCGGAATCTGCCATTGCCCTTCTTCCCCCGATCTCGGCTACGTCATCGACAACTTCAATTTCGCCTGCAAGAGCTTCTCTTCTTCCCTCGCTCAGCGTTGCTTCGCTTTCTGTCCTGGAGATTCTCag TTGGAGGATGAGAATATAAAAGGGGAAAATCTGAGGCTGTTTCCTCCAGCGGACCATGAGACCCAGGAATTCCACTTGCAGACGATGATGCAGGACATTGCTGCTTCGCTGTTGATGGAGTTTGAGAAATGGGTTCTTAAGGCTGAGTCTGCTGGAACTATTCTCAAGACGCCTTTAGATTCCCAATCCAGTCTCAGCTCAGAGGAG GTTATCAAGGCTAAGAAACGGAGGCTTGGCCGTGCACAGAAGACAATAGGTGATTATTGTCTGTTGGCTGGATCACCTGTTGATGCCAATGCCCATTACTCTACTGCTCTTGAACTTTCGAGGTTGACTGGTGATTTTTTCTGGTTAGCTGGTGCATCGGAGGGCAGCGTTTGTGCCTTATTG ATTGACCGAATGGGCCAAAGGGATCAAGTTCTGGAAGATGAGGTTAGATATCGCTACAGTAGTGTCATTGTGCATTATAGGAAGTCATTTATACAAGAGCATGCTCAAAG AGTTTCACCCATAACCTTTGAACTTGAGGCAACTTTGAAGTTAGCTAGGTTTCTTTGCAG AAGAGAGCTGGCTAAGGAGGTAGTAGAACTTTTGACCAGTGCTGCAGATGGTGCAAAATCTTTGATTGATGCGAGTGATAAGCTTATATTATATGTTGAAATAGCTCGTTTATATGGCACTCTTGGTTATCAGCGGAAGGCTGCCTTCTTTTCAAGGCAGGTAGCTCAGTTATATTTGCAACAGGAAAATAGACTGGCCGCTATTAGTGCATTGCAAGTTTTGGCATTGACTACAAAAGCATATCGTGTCCAAAGTAGAGCTTCTGCCCCTGAAAAGTCTATTGCCAAA AAGGAAACTGGATTAAGTCATGCTGATAACTTGAAAATGCTCCATCAATCAGTAGTCTCTCTTTTTGAGTCTCAATGGAGTACTCTTCAGATGGTTGTATTAAGAGAGATTCTGCTATCTGCTGTCCGTGCTGGGGATCCTCTCACTGCTTGGAGTGCAGCTGCACGTTTGCTTAGGTCCTATTACCCTTTAATTACGCCTGCAGGGCAAAATGGCCTTGCTAGTGCACTTTCAAATTCATCTGAGAGACTGCCATCTGGCACTCGCTGTGCTGATCCTGCCTTACCTTTTATAAG GTTGCATTCCTTCCCTCTCCATCCCTCACAAGTGGACATTGTTAAGCGAAATCCAGCAAGAGAAGATTGGTGGGCAGGATCTGCTCCTTCTGGGCCTTTTATTTATACGCCATTCAGCAAAGGAGAGCCAAACAATATTGGCAAACAGGAATTGATTTGGGTTGTAGGAGAGCCAGTTCAGGTTTTGGTGGAATTGGCAAATCCATGTGGCTTTGATCTGAGAGTTGATAGTATTTATCTCTCAGTGCATTCTGAAAACTTTAATGCTTTCCCAGTTACTGTAAATCTACCACCTAATTCATCAAAAGTGATCACCTTGTCAGGGATCCCAACTTCTGTGGGACCACTGACAATTCCTGGGTGCACTGTACACTGCTTTGGTGTTATTACTGAACATCTGTTCAAGGATGTTGACAATCTGCTCCTTGGAGCAATGCAAGGACTTGTTCTCTCTGACCCTTTTCGATGCTGCGGGTCTGGCAAGTTGAAGAATGTATCTGTTCCAAATATTTCTGTTGTACCCCCACTACCATTGCTGGTCTCACGTGTTGTTGGAGGTGATGGCGCAATCATTCTACATGAGGGTGAAATTCGTGATATTTGGATTAGTTTGGCAAATGCAGGCACAGTACCTGTAGAGCAGGCACATATTTCATTATCAGGAAAAAACCAAGACTCAGTTATCTCGATTGCATATGAAACGTTGAAAGCTTCCCTCCCTTTGGAGCCTGGTGCAGAAGTGGTCATACCTGTGACCTTAAAAGCTTGGCAACTTGGCTTGATGGATGCTGATAGTATAAGCACGGTGAGGCATGTAAAGGATGGAAATAGCCCTACGTTATTGATCCATTATTCTG GGCCTCAAGAAAATCCTGGAGATCTGCAAACTACTGAATCTGTGGTTCCCCCTGGCAGGCGTCTGGTTGTTCCTTTGCAGATTTGTGTTTTGCAAGGCTTGTCTTTTGTAAAGGCTCGTTTGCTTTCAATGGAGATTCCTGCACATGTTGGAGAAAACCTTCCTAAACCAGTTCCTGTGGATGATGGCCATAGTGAAGGAACCATTAGCCCACACAGTAAGATGGACAAATTGGTGAAAATTGATCCTTTCAGAGGAAGTTGGGGACTACGGTTTCTTGAACTAGAGTTGTCTAATCCAACTGATGTCGTCTTTGATATTAGTGTTTCCGTCCAGTTAGAAAACTCCACCAATGAGGATAGGATTTCTGTTCATAAAGATACTTCTGAGTGTGGTTATCCTAATACAAGAATTGACAGGGATTGCTCTGCGAGGGTACTAATACCCCTGGATCATTTTAAATTACCAATTCTTGATGATTCCTTTTTTGTGAAGGATAGTCAAGCAGACGGGCCTAACAGTGGCAGAAGTTCTAGCTTTTCAGAAAAGAATACTAAGGCTGAACTGAATGCTTCAATCAAGAACCTCATATCTAGAATAAAAGTGCGGTGGCAGTCAGGGCGAAATAGCTCTGGAGAATTAAATATCAAGGATGCTATACAAGCAGCTCTCCAAACATCTGTTATGGACGTGCTTCTGCCTGACCCCTTGACATTTGGTTTCAGGCTTCTTAGGAATGGCTTTGAACCTGAAAAACTAGGTCTGCACAAAGAATCAAATATTCAAGTTTCCTCTTCGGAATCTAAAGGTTCTGTAATGGCTCTTGACATGACCCCTATGGAAGTTATGGTTCGTAATAACACCAAAGACATGATCAAGATGAACCTTAGCATTACATGCAGGGATGTAGCTGGGCAGAACTGCGTTGAAGGTGCCAAAGCAACCGTGTTATGGGCTG GTGTTTTGAATGGAATCACCATGGAGGTTCCTCCGCTCCAGGAAATTAAGCATTCTTTCTCTCTGTATTTTCTGGTACCGGGTGAGTATACACTGGTGGCTGCTGCTATGATTGATGATCCCAATGACATTCTTAGGGCCCGTGCAAGAACTGATTTGCCTGATGAGCCAATCTTCTGTCGTGGACCTCCATATCACGTCCGAGTTGTTGGAAATGCATGA
- the LOC107423761 gene encoding trafficking protein particle complex II-specific subunit 120 homolog isoform X3 — MEPDVSIETSCMIRVAVLPIGEVPPSLMRDYMSMLLRHQTIPLSAVSSFYTEHQKSPFANQPWDSGSLRFKFVLGGAPPSPWEDFQSNRKILAVIGICHCPSSPDLGYVIDNFNFACKSFSSSLAQRCFAFCPGDSQLEDENIKGENLRLFPPADHETQEFHLQTMMQDIAASLLMEFEKWVLKAESAGTILKTPLDSQSSLSSEEAKKRRLGRAQKTIGDYCLLAGSPVDANAHYSTALELSRLTGDFFWLAGASEGSVCALLIDRMGQRDQVLEDEVRYRYSSVIVHYRKSFIQEHAQRVSPITFELEATLKLARFLCRRELAKEVVELLTSAADGAKSLIDASDKLILYVEIARLYGTLGYQRKAAFFSRQVAQLYLQQENRLAAISALQVLALTTKAYRVQSRASAPEKSIAKKETGLSHADNLKMLHQSVVSLFESQWSTLQMVVLREILLSAVRAGDPLTAWSAAARLLRSYYPLITPAGQNGLASALSNSSERLPSGTRCADPALPFIRLHSFPLHPSQVDIVKRNPAREDWWAGSAPSGPFIYTPFSKGEPNNIGKQELIWVVGEPVQVLVELANPCGFDLRVDSIYLSVHSENFNAFPVTVNLPPNSSKVITLSGIPTSVGPLTIPGCTVHCFGVITEHLFKDVDNLLLGAMQGLVLSDPFRCCGSGKLKNVSVPNISVVPPLPLLVSRVVGGDGAIILHEGEIRDIWISLANAGTVPVEQAHISLSGKNQDSVISIAYETLKASLPLEPGAEVVIPVTLKAWQLGLMDADSISTVRHVKDGNSPTLLIHYSGPQENPGDLQTTESVVPPGRRLVVPLQICVLQGLSFVKARLLSMEIPAHVGENLPKPVPVDDGHSEGTISPHSKMDKLVKIDPFRGSWGLRFLELELSNPTDVVFDISVSVQLENSTNEDRISVHKDTSECGYPNTRIDRDCSARVLIPLDHFKLPILDDSFFVKDSQADGPNSGRSSSFSEKNTKAELNASIKNLISRIKVRWQSGRNSSGELNIKDAIQAALQTSVMDVLLPDPLTFGFRLLRNGFEPEKLGLHKESNIQVSSSESKGSVMALDMTPMEVMVRNNTKDMIKMNLSITCRDVAGQNCVEGAKATVLWAGVLNGITMEVPPLQEIKHSFSLYFLVPGEYTLVAAAMIDDPNDILRARARTDLPDEPIFCRGPPYHVRVVGNA; from the exons ATGGAGCCGGACGTCAGCATCGAGACCAGCTGCATGATCCGAGTGGCGGTGCTTCCGATCGGGGAGGTCCCACCGAGTCTCATGCGGGACTACATGTCCATGCTGCTCCGCCACCAGACGATCCCTCTCTCCGCCGTCAGCTCTTTCTACACCGAGCACCAGAAATCGCCGTTCGCCAACCAGCCCTGGGATTCCGGCAGCCTCCGCTTCAAGTTTGTCCTCGGCGGCGCTCCGCCTTCTCCCTGGGAAGACTTCCAGTCCAACCGCAAGATCCTCGCCGTCATCGGAATCTGCCATTGCCCTTCTTCCCCCGATCTCGGCTACGTCATCGACAACTTCAATTTCGCCTGCAAGAGCTTCTCTTCTTCCCTCGCTCAGCGTTGCTTCGCTTTCTGTCCTGGAGATTCTCag TTGGAGGATGAGAATATAAAAGGGGAAAATCTGAGGCTGTTTCCTCCAGCGGACCATGAGACCCAGGAATTCCACTTGCAGACGATGATGCAGGACATTGCTGCTTCGCTGTTGATGGAGTTTGAGAAATGGGTTCTTAAGGCTGAGTCTGCTGGAACTATTCTCAAGACGCCTTTAGATTCCCAATCCAGTCTCAGCTCAGAGGAG GCTAAGAAACGGAGGCTTGGCCGTGCACAGAAGACAATAGGTGATTATTGTCTGTTGGCTGGATCACCTGTTGATGCCAATGCCCATTACTCTACTGCTCTTGAACTTTCGAGGTTGACTGGTGATTTTTTCTGGTTAGCTGGTGCATCGGAGGGCAGCGTTTGTGCCTTATTG ATTGACCGAATGGGCCAAAGGGATCAAGTTCTGGAAGATGAGGTTAGATATCGCTACAGTAGTGTCATTGTGCATTATAGGAAGTCATTTATACAAGAGCATGCTCAAAG AGTTTCACCCATAACCTTTGAACTTGAGGCAACTTTGAAGTTAGCTAGGTTTCTTTGCAG AAGAGAGCTGGCTAAGGAGGTAGTAGAACTTTTGACCAGTGCTGCAGATGGTGCAAAATCTTTGATTGATGCGAGTGATAAGCTTATATTATATGTTGAAATAGCTCGTTTATATGGCACTCTTGGTTATCAGCGGAAGGCTGCCTTCTTTTCAAGGCAGGTAGCTCAGTTATATTTGCAACAGGAAAATAGACTGGCCGCTATTAGTGCATTGCAAGTTTTGGCATTGACTACAAAAGCATATCGTGTCCAAAGTAGAGCTTCTGCCCCTGAAAAGTCTATTGCCAAA AAGGAAACTGGATTAAGTCATGCTGATAACTTGAAAATGCTCCATCAATCAGTAGTCTCTCTTTTTGAGTCTCAATGGAGTACTCTTCAGATGGTTGTATTAAGAGAGATTCTGCTATCTGCTGTCCGTGCTGGGGATCCTCTCACTGCTTGGAGTGCAGCTGCACGTTTGCTTAGGTCCTATTACCCTTTAATTACGCCTGCAGGGCAAAATGGCCTTGCTAGTGCACTTTCAAATTCATCTGAGAGACTGCCATCTGGCACTCGCTGTGCTGATCCTGCCTTACCTTTTATAAG GTTGCATTCCTTCCCTCTCCATCCCTCACAAGTGGACATTGTTAAGCGAAATCCAGCAAGAGAAGATTGGTGGGCAGGATCTGCTCCTTCTGGGCCTTTTATTTATACGCCATTCAGCAAAGGAGAGCCAAACAATATTGGCAAACAGGAATTGATTTGGGTTGTAGGAGAGCCAGTTCAGGTTTTGGTGGAATTGGCAAATCCATGTGGCTTTGATCTGAGAGTTGATAGTATTTATCTCTCAGTGCATTCTGAAAACTTTAATGCTTTCCCAGTTACTGTAAATCTACCACCTAATTCATCAAAAGTGATCACCTTGTCAGGGATCCCAACTTCTGTGGGACCACTGACAATTCCTGGGTGCACTGTACACTGCTTTGGTGTTATTACTGAACATCTGTTCAAGGATGTTGACAATCTGCTCCTTGGAGCAATGCAAGGACTTGTTCTCTCTGACCCTTTTCGATGCTGCGGGTCTGGCAAGTTGAAGAATGTATCTGTTCCAAATATTTCTGTTGTACCCCCACTACCATTGCTGGTCTCACGTGTTGTTGGAGGTGATGGCGCAATCATTCTACATGAGGGTGAAATTCGTGATATTTGGATTAGTTTGGCAAATGCAGGCACAGTACCTGTAGAGCAGGCACATATTTCATTATCAGGAAAAAACCAAGACTCAGTTATCTCGATTGCATATGAAACGTTGAAAGCTTCCCTCCCTTTGGAGCCTGGTGCAGAAGTGGTCATACCTGTGACCTTAAAAGCTTGGCAACTTGGCTTGATGGATGCTGATAGTATAAGCACGGTGAGGCATGTAAAGGATGGAAATAGCCCTACGTTATTGATCCATTATTCTG GGCCTCAAGAAAATCCTGGAGATCTGCAAACTACTGAATCTGTGGTTCCCCCTGGCAGGCGTCTGGTTGTTCCTTTGCAGATTTGTGTTTTGCAAGGCTTGTCTTTTGTAAAGGCTCGTTTGCTTTCAATGGAGATTCCTGCACATGTTGGAGAAAACCTTCCTAAACCAGTTCCTGTGGATGATGGCCATAGTGAAGGAACCATTAGCCCACACAGTAAGATGGACAAATTGGTGAAAATTGATCCTTTCAGAGGAAGTTGGGGACTACGGTTTCTTGAACTAGAGTTGTCTAATCCAACTGATGTCGTCTTTGATATTAGTGTTTCCGTCCAGTTAGAAAACTCCACCAATGAGGATAGGATTTCTGTTCATAAAGATACTTCTGAGTGTGGTTATCCTAATACAAGAATTGACAGGGATTGCTCTGCGAGGGTACTAATACCCCTGGATCATTTTAAATTACCAATTCTTGATGATTCCTTTTTTGTGAAGGATAGTCAAGCAGACGGGCCTAACAGTGGCAGAAGTTCTAGCTTTTCAGAAAAGAATACTAAGGCTGAACTGAATGCTTCAATCAAGAACCTCATATCTAGAATAAAAGTGCGGTGGCAGTCAGGGCGAAATAGCTCTGGAGAATTAAATATCAAGGATGCTATACAAGCAGCTCTCCAAACATCTGTTATGGACGTGCTTCTGCCTGACCCCTTGACATTTGGTTTCAGGCTTCTTAGGAATGGCTTTGAACCTGAAAAACTAGGTCTGCACAAAGAATCAAATATTCAAGTTTCCTCTTCGGAATCTAAAGGTTCTGTAATGGCTCTTGACATGACCCCTATGGAAGTTATGGTTCGTAATAACACCAAAGACATGATCAAGATGAACCTTAGCATTACATGCAGGGATGTAGCTGGGCAGAACTGCGTTGAAGGTGCCAAAGCAACCGTGTTATGGGCTG GTGTTTTGAATGGAATCACCATGGAGGTTCCTCCGCTCCAGGAAATTAAGCATTCTTTCTCTCTGTATTTTCTGGTACCGGGTGAGTATACACTGGTGGCTGCTGCTATGATTGATGATCCCAATGACATTCTTAGGGCCCGTGCAAGAACTGATTTGCCTGATGAGCCAATCTTCTGTCGTGGACCTCCATATCACGTCCGAGTTGTTGGAAATGCATGA
- the LOC107423761 gene encoding trafficking protein particle complex II-specific subunit 120 homolog isoform X2, with protein sequence MEPDVSIETSCMIRVAVLPIGEVPPSLMRDYMSMLLRHQTIPLSAVSSFYTEHQKSPFANQPWDSGSLRFKFVLGGAPPSPWEDFQSNRKILAVIGICHCPSSPDLGYVIDNFNFACKSFSSSLAQRCFAFCPGDSQLEDENIKGENLRLFPPADHETQEFHLQTMMQDIAASLLMEFEKWVLKAESAGTILKTPLDSQSSLSSEEVIKAKKRRLGRAQKTIGDYCLLAGSPVDANAHYSTALELSRLTGDFFWLAGASEGSVCALLIDRMGQRDQVLEDEVRYRYSSVIVHYRKSFIQEHAQRVSPITFELEATLKLARFLCRRELAKEVVELLTSAADGAKSLIDASDKLILYVEIARLYGTLGYQRKAAFFSRQVAQLYLQQENRLAAISALQVLALTTKAYRVQSRASAPEKSIAKETGLSHADNLKMLHQSVVSLFESQWSTLQMVVLREILLSAVRAGDPLTAWSAAARLLRSYYPLITPAGQNGLASALSNSSERLPSGTRCADPALPFIRLHSFPLHPSQVDIVKRNPAREDWWAGSAPSGPFIYTPFSKGEPNNIGKQELIWVVGEPVQVLVELANPCGFDLRVDSIYLSVHSENFNAFPVTVNLPPNSSKVITLSGIPTSVGPLTIPGCTVHCFGVITEHLFKDVDNLLLGAMQGLVLSDPFRCCGSGKLKNVSVPNISVVPPLPLLVSRVVGGDGAIILHEGEIRDIWISLANAGTVPVEQAHISLSGKNQDSVISIAYETLKASLPLEPGAEVVIPVTLKAWQLGLMDADSISTVRHVKDGNSPTLLIHYSGPQENPGDLQTTESVVPPGRRLVVPLQICVLQGLSFVKARLLSMEIPAHVGENLPKPVPVDDGHSEGTISPHSKMDKLVKIDPFRGSWGLRFLELELSNPTDVVFDISVSVQLENSTNEDRISVHKDTSECGYPNTRIDRDCSARVLIPLDHFKLPILDDSFFVKDSQADGPNSGRSSSFSEKNTKAELNASIKNLISRIKVRWQSGRNSSGELNIKDAIQAALQTSVMDVLLPDPLTFGFRLLRNGFEPEKLGLHKESNIQVSSSESKGSVMALDMTPMEVMVRNNTKDMIKMNLSITCRDVAGQNCVEGAKATVLWAGVLNGITMEVPPLQEIKHSFSLYFLVPGEYTLVAAAMIDDPNDILRARARTDLPDEPIFCRGPPYHVRVVGNA encoded by the exons ATGGAGCCGGACGTCAGCATCGAGACCAGCTGCATGATCCGAGTGGCGGTGCTTCCGATCGGGGAGGTCCCACCGAGTCTCATGCGGGACTACATGTCCATGCTGCTCCGCCACCAGACGATCCCTCTCTCCGCCGTCAGCTCTTTCTACACCGAGCACCAGAAATCGCCGTTCGCCAACCAGCCCTGGGATTCCGGCAGCCTCCGCTTCAAGTTTGTCCTCGGCGGCGCTCCGCCTTCTCCCTGGGAAGACTTCCAGTCCAACCGCAAGATCCTCGCCGTCATCGGAATCTGCCATTGCCCTTCTTCCCCCGATCTCGGCTACGTCATCGACAACTTCAATTTCGCCTGCAAGAGCTTCTCTTCTTCCCTCGCTCAGCGTTGCTTCGCTTTCTGTCCTGGAGATTCTCag TTGGAGGATGAGAATATAAAAGGGGAAAATCTGAGGCTGTTTCCTCCAGCGGACCATGAGACCCAGGAATTCCACTTGCAGACGATGATGCAGGACATTGCTGCTTCGCTGTTGATGGAGTTTGAGAAATGGGTTCTTAAGGCTGAGTCTGCTGGAACTATTCTCAAGACGCCTTTAGATTCCCAATCCAGTCTCAGCTCAGAGGAG GTTATCAAGGCTAAGAAACGGAGGCTTGGCCGTGCACAGAAGACAATAGGTGATTATTGTCTGTTGGCTGGATCACCTGTTGATGCCAATGCCCATTACTCTACTGCTCTTGAACTTTCGAGGTTGACTGGTGATTTTTTCTGGTTAGCTGGTGCATCGGAGGGCAGCGTTTGTGCCTTATTG ATTGACCGAATGGGCCAAAGGGATCAAGTTCTGGAAGATGAGGTTAGATATCGCTACAGTAGTGTCATTGTGCATTATAGGAAGTCATTTATACAAGAGCATGCTCAAAG AGTTTCACCCATAACCTTTGAACTTGAGGCAACTTTGAAGTTAGCTAGGTTTCTTTGCAG AAGAGAGCTGGCTAAGGAGGTAGTAGAACTTTTGACCAGTGCTGCAGATGGTGCAAAATCTTTGATTGATGCGAGTGATAAGCTTATATTATATGTTGAAATAGCTCGTTTATATGGCACTCTTGGTTATCAGCGGAAGGCTGCCTTCTTTTCAAGGCAGGTAGCTCAGTTATATTTGCAACAGGAAAATAGACTGGCCGCTATTAGTGCATTGCAAGTTTTGGCATTGACTACAAAAGCATATCGTGTCCAAAGTAGAGCTTCTGCCCCTGAAAAGTCTATTGCCAAA GAAACTGGATTAAGTCATGCTGATAACTTGAAAATGCTCCATCAATCAGTAGTCTCTCTTTTTGAGTCTCAATGGAGTACTCTTCAGATGGTTGTATTAAGAGAGATTCTGCTATCTGCTGTCCGTGCTGGGGATCCTCTCACTGCTTGGAGTGCAGCTGCACGTTTGCTTAGGTCCTATTACCCTTTAATTACGCCTGCAGGGCAAAATGGCCTTGCTAGTGCACTTTCAAATTCATCTGAGAGACTGCCATCTGGCACTCGCTGTGCTGATCCTGCCTTACCTTTTATAAG GTTGCATTCCTTCCCTCTCCATCCCTCACAAGTGGACATTGTTAAGCGAAATCCAGCAAGAGAAGATTGGTGGGCAGGATCTGCTCCTTCTGGGCCTTTTATTTATACGCCATTCAGCAAAGGAGAGCCAAACAATATTGGCAAACAGGAATTGATTTGGGTTGTAGGAGAGCCAGTTCAGGTTTTGGTGGAATTGGCAAATCCATGTGGCTTTGATCTGAGAGTTGATAGTATTTATCTCTCAGTGCATTCTGAAAACTTTAATGCTTTCCCAGTTACTGTAAATCTACCACCTAATTCATCAAAAGTGATCACCTTGTCAGGGATCCCAACTTCTGTGGGACCACTGACAATTCCTGGGTGCACTGTACACTGCTTTGGTGTTATTACTGAACATCTGTTCAAGGATGTTGACAATCTGCTCCTTGGAGCAATGCAAGGACTTGTTCTCTCTGACCCTTTTCGATGCTGCGGGTCTGGCAAGTTGAAGAATGTATCTGTTCCAAATATTTCTGTTGTACCCCCACTACCATTGCTGGTCTCACGTGTTGTTGGAGGTGATGGCGCAATCATTCTACATGAGGGTGAAATTCGTGATATTTGGATTAGTTTGGCAAATGCAGGCACAGTACCTGTAGAGCAGGCACATATTTCATTATCAGGAAAAAACCAAGACTCAGTTATCTCGATTGCATATGAAACGTTGAAAGCTTCCCTCCCTTTGGAGCCTGGTGCAGAAGTGGTCATACCTGTGACCTTAAAAGCTTGGCAACTTGGCTTGATGGATGCTGATAGTATAAGCACGGTGAGGCATGTAAAGGATGGAAATAGCCCTACGTTATTGATCCATTATTCTG GGCCTCAAGAAAATCCTGGAGATCTGCAAACTACTGAATCTGTGGTTCCCCCTGGCAGGCGTCTGGTTGTTCCTTTGCAGATTTGTGTTTTGCAAGGCTTGTCTTTTGTAAAGGCTCGTTTGCTTTCAATGGAGATTCCTGCACATGTTGGAGAAAACCTTCCTAAACCAGTTCCTGTGGATGATGGCCATAGTGAAGGAACCATTAGCCCACACAGTAAGATGGACAAATTGGTGAAAATTGATCCTTTCAGAGGAAGTTGGGGACTACGGTTTCTTGAACTAGAGTTGTCTAATCCAACTGATGTCGTCTTTGATATTAGTGTTTCCGTCCAGTTAGAAAACTCCACCAATGAGGATAGGATTTCTGTTCATAAAGATACTTCTGAGTGTGGTTATCCTAATACAAGAATTGACAGGGATTGCTCTGCGAGGGTACTAATACCCCTGGATCATTTTAAATTACCAATTCTTGATGATTCCTTTTTTGTGAAGGATAGTCAAGCAGACGGGCCTAACAGTGGCAGAAGTTCTAGCTTTTCAGAAAAGAATACTAAGGCTGAACTGAATGCTTCAATCAAGAACCTCATATCTAGAATAAAAGTGCGGTGGCAGTCAGGGCGAAATAGCTCTGGAGAATTAAATATCAAGGATGCTATACAAGCAGCTCTCCAAACATCTGTTATGGACGTGCTTCTGCCTGACCCCTTGACATTTGGTTTCAGGCTTCTTAGGAATGGCTTTGAACCTGAAAAACTAGGTCTGCACAAAGAATCAAATATTCAAGTTTCCTCTTCGGAATCTAAAGGTTCTGTAATGGCTCTTGACATGACCCCTATGGAAGTTATGGTTCGTAATAACACCAAAGACATGATCAAGATGAACCTTAGCATTACATGCAGGGATGTAGCTGGGCAGAACTGCGTTGAAGGTGCCAAAGCAACCGTGTTATGGGCTG GTGTTTTGAATGGAATCACCATGGAGGTTCCTCCGCTCCAGGAAATTAAGCATTCTTTCTCTCTGTATTTTCTGGTACCGGGTGAGTATACACTGGTGGCTGCTGCTATGATTGATGATCCCAATGACATTCTTAGGGCCCGTGCAAGAACTGATTTGCCTGATGAGCCAATCTTCTGTCGTGGACCTCCATATCACGTCCGAGTTGTTGGAAATGCATGA